Genomic window (Vampirovibrionales bacterium):
CACGCAAGAGGTCGAAGAGATCATCAAGACGGTCAAGCTCATTGCGCCGGTCTTTGGCGGCATCAATCTGGAAGATATCGCGGCGCCGCGCTGCTTTGAAGTCGAACAGCGGCTGGTCGACGAGCTGGATATCCCCGTCTTTCACGACGATCAACATGGCACCGCCGTGGTCGTGGTCGCCGGGATGCTCAACGCCGTGAAGGCTTTGGGCAAAAGCCTCAGCGAGATTCATCTGGTCGTCAATGGCGCTGGGGCTTCTGCGCTGAGCGTCTCCAAACTGCTGATGCGCGCTGGCGTGCGCGATATCACCATTTGCGACACCAAAGGCGTGATCTGGCGAGGTCGCAAAGAGGGCATGAATCCCTTTAAAGAGCAGATCGCCGAAGTCACCAATCTGGCCGACAAACGCGGCGCGCTGGAAGACGTTCTGGCCGGAGCCGACGCGTTTCTGGGTCTGTCTGCCGCCGGTATGCTCAAGCCTGCGATGGTGCAGACGATGGCGCCCAATCCCATCATTTTTGCGCTGGCCAACCCCACGCCGGAAATCATGCCGAATGAGGCGCTGGCCGCTGGCGCCGCCGTGGTCGCCACCGGGCGCAGCGATTTCCCCAATCAGGTGAACAACTCGCTGGCGTTTCCCGGCATCTTTCGCGGCGCGCTCGACGTGCGGGCCTCGCGCATTAACGACGAGATGAAGCTCGCCGCCGCCCATGCGATCGCTTCGCTGATCGGCGAAGAAGAGCTGGCCAAACGGGTGATTATTCCCTCATCGCTGGATTTTCGGGTGTCGCCCGCAGTCGCAGGCGCGGTGGCCGAAGCCGCCATCGCCACCGGCGTTGCGCGCCAGCCCATGGCCCCGGCCGACGTTCAGCGCCAGCTCAAGGGCTTTTTATACGAAGGTCATCTCGCCGCCACCGGCGCCGGGTAAGGCGCGGGCAAGGCTCGGATCAGGCGCCTCAAAAATGCGGGCGCACAAATTTCATTCTTTTGTTTTCATGCCATTAGAAAAGTTATTTGAGCAAGCCAGCAAGGGGATGCGTCATGGGAACATCGGGGGTCAGTTGGTCCGCGTTTCATCGGCTGGAAGACTTTAAAAACGGCGACCTCATCAACGGCCAAAACGGCGTACCGGAAGTCTTTGAGGTGCGGGCCGACCGGATGCGCGGCAAAACCCTGTCTCTGATTCTGGGACAAGAAGATAGGCTGATCGAGAGTTCTGATCCCAAGCTATGGAAAATCGGCACTCGGAGGGCGATCACGGCGGATTGTATAGAAGAACTCTCCGAAAACGCGACCTATCAGACGCAAGTGAGCCTGGTGACCTGCCGCCCGGATCCGCCAGAGGACAGCCGACAGTCTACTGTACAGTTGCTGGAACAGTCGCCCCGAGGCCTTAACGTCGAGAACGGGAGGCGCGACCTCGTAGTGGCGGAACCCCATTTCATGAAGCCCGGGCGCCCTTACGAGGTCGTGGCGGACGGCAACGATCAACTCTGGCTAAGAGGGGACGCCCCCTGGATTCTCACCGGCCTTCACATGACGCAAGCGGATCGCTTTTGTCTGGAATTAACGAATCCGGACAGCGGGGTCCGCGTTTCGTATGACGCGCCGATCCGCAACGCCAGCCGGGGAGCCCGGATTAGGGGGCTCAAAACCAACACAGAGGACCTTCCCCCAGAGCAGCGCGACGCATTAACAGCCTATTGGCAAGCCGTCCAAGACCATCAGGACAATACAGGCTTCAATCCCTTCTGAAAAGCCGCAGGCGCGATCTTCGCAAGACCGCGCCTACTATTGCTGAAAAACGTCGCTTAGACCTCAGAGGTACACTGCGGGCAGCGTTTGGCCTCAATCGGAATGGGCGAACAACAGAACGGGCAGGGCTTGGTCGTGGGCGTCGCTTCGACCGGCTTGGTCATCAGGCGATTCACTTGGCGCACCAGCATGAACACCGCAAAGGCGACAATCAGGAAGTTGACCAGCGCATTAATGAACAACCCGTAATTAATCGTCACGGCCCCAGCCTTCTGGGCTTCGGCCAGGGTGGAAAACGTCCCGCCCGTCAACGAAAAATACAGGTTGGCAAAATCCACTTTGCCCAATAACAGCCCAATGGGCGGCATGATGATATCATCGACCAGCGATTGGGTAATTTTGCCGAACGAGGCCCCGATAATGACCCCGACGGCCAGATCCAGCACATTCCCGCGTTGCAAAAACTGTTTAAAATCTTTCCACATCAGAGACAGACTCCTGAAAAAACGCGACGGGATTGAGTATACGGCATCGCATGCCAGACGGTAAAGCACAAGCGGGGCATCTGATTCACACGATCGCCGCAGACGACAGCCTGTCTAAAGCCGCTTGTAACACCTCGTCCTGCGTCATCGTATCGCGCGCGATCCAGTGAATCTCCCCGTTGCGCCGGAACCACGTCCGTTGGCGCCGCGCATACTGATGAATCTGCGTGCGAATAGAGGCCACGGCTTGCGGCAGCGTCCATTCGCCTTGCGCCACGCGCATCAGCTCGGGGTAGCCATGGGTGGCGCATAATGCATGGGCCTGCGGGCCGTAACGCGCCATCAGCGCCTCGGTTTCGCCGAGCCAGCCGGCGGCGAGCATCGCGTCAATCCGCGCGTCAATCACATCCCGGTGCGCGTCGCGATCATCAAACGTCAGCCCCAGCCAGATCACCGCCCCCGGCGTCTGCGCCGATGCGGTCGGCTGCGGCGTCGGCGCGCCGCTAAAGTGAATAATTTCCAGCGCGCGCACCACCCGCGAGCGATTATGCGGATGCAGTTGCGCGGCCCGGCGCGGATCGCGGCGCAGCAGGCTCGCATACAAGGCGTCATCGCTCTGATCTTGAAGCGAGGCGCGAAACGTCTCATCCGGCGCAATCTCAGGAATAAACCCGTCCTGAAGCAGGGCGTTTAAATAGAATCCCGTGCCGCCGGCAATAATGGCAAGGCGTTGGCGCGCATCGATGTCGCGCAAGGCTTCCAGCGCGTCATCACGATAGCGCGCAGCGCTGTAGCGCTCCAAGGGGCTTGCCACATCCAGCAGATAATGCCTCACGCCGCCTTGCTCCGCTTCAGAAGGCTTGGCGGAGCCGATGGTCAGCTCGCGATAAATCTGGCGCGAGTCGGCGGAAATCACGTCGCCATGCAGCCGCTGGGCGAGGGCGACCGCCAGAGCGGTTTTACCGGTTGCCGTCGGACCGACCAGCGCAATCAGAGGGCGACGCGGACCGCAGGCGGACGCCGGACTCACGGCGTCGAATTGACGGCAGACGCCAGAATCGTCCGTTCCCCCGGCGGACGCTGGGCATCCTGATCCGCCAGCGCCTGATACGCATGAACAAACATAAAGACCAGCCCCGTCGCCTTTAAGGCCACCAGGAGAAACAGGGCGATAATTTCCAGAATCATGTGAAACTGCCCGACAAACAACGCGGCCAGACCCAGCGCCGTCAATAACAGGGCAACCGCGATCAGCCCCGGCGCGCGGCGCAGAAACAGCCCGACGCTTTCCAGATACGCCTTGGGCAGCGAGCGTTTGGCGAGTATGACCAGCGGCGCCCAGAAGCCGGTCATCCACCAGAACAGGTAAAAGACGGCCATACCACCCATGTATTCGAGCATCACCTGACCCAGACGGCTCAATTGCCCCACGGGTTGAGACATCAGGAAGCGTTCAAGGGCCTTGGGATCCTGCTGAGCCGCGGGCAGATCGCGCGAAAACCGCGCCATGTCTTCCAGCAGCGCCACCGGATAGGCGCCGCTCGCCGTCAAATGCGCATGAATCCCCGCCAGAATGGCGCCGAGCGCAATAAAGGCGATAAGCCAGCCCATGGCAAACGGCATAAAATACTCGCCCACCCCCGGCAGAAAAGCCCGCAACAGCTCGCGCGTTTGCGCCACGCGCGTCGGCTCGGGCGGCCCCGGCAACGCTGGCGACGCCGCAGACGCAAAGGCTTTGTGCGCCGTCGCCTTAGGCGCCAGCTCCTGACGCACGGCCGCAGCAATCATATTGAACCATCCGGCGCTAAAGGCAGAAAACAGCAGCCAGTAAACAATCGCCGCCAGAGCCAGACGCCAGGCCAAGGCCTCGCC
Coding sequences:
- the mscL gene encoding large conductance mechanosensitive channel protein MscL, which produces MWKDFKQFLQRGNVLDLAVGVIIGASFGKITQSLVDDIIMPPIGLLLGKVDFANLYFSLTGGTFSTLAEAQKAGAVTINYGLFINALVNFLIVAFAVFMLVRQVNRLMTKPVEATPTTKPCPFCCSPIPIEAKRCPQCTSEV
- the miaA gene encoding tRNA (adenosine(37)-N6)-dimethylallyltransferase MiaA, with the protein product MSPASACGPRRPLIALVGPTATGKTALAVALAQRLHGDVISADSRQIYRELTIGSAKPSEAEQGGVRHYLLDVASPLERYSAARYRDDALEALRDIDARQRLAIIAGGTGFYLNALLQDGFIPEIAPDETFRASLQDQSDDALYASLLRRDPRRAAQLHPHNRSRVVRALEIIHFSGAPTPQPTASAQTPGAVIWLGLTFDDRDAHRDVIDARIDAMLAAGWLGETEALMARYGPQAHALCATHGYPELMRVAQGEWTLPQAVASIRTQIHQYARRQRTWFRRNGEIHWIARDTMTQDEVLQAALDRLSSAAIV